The sequence below is a genomic window from Helicobacter sp. 'house sparrow 1'.
AGAAGAGATATCAACCTCACCCTCAAATTTATTGATCTTTTTTGTTTGAGGATCAATATCTATATTTCCAGTAAAGGTCCCAAAATCACCACTTACTTTACTTAGCCCCAAGTGTTTAACTTCAAAGCCAACAGATGAGTGCGTGAAATCAATAGTATAGGGCTTTGCAAAACCAACTGAGCCGATAAAAAATAATGCTAATAAAAACTTTTTCATATTTTTCCTTTCTCTTATGTTTTATTAACCAGCAAAGAAGATATTATAAAATCCATGGGTTAATAATTTACAAAGCCTTGATTAATTTTTCCAAGCGTTTTAGGCTTTCTTCTTTACCTAAAATAAAACAGGTTTCCATTACACCAATACCTCCAGGCTTCCCAAGTAGGGCAAGACGGAGATTTGGCATCAGATTTCCAATTTTGATGTTTTTACTTGTTGTGAAATTGTGGATAAGGGTTTGAATATTATCTAATGAGGTAACATCTTCTTTTTCAAAATAAATATAAAAATCTTGCAAGATTTGTTTTGTTTCACTTGTACATTTTGCAAACATCTTGGCATCATAGTCTGTAGGTGCAGTAAGAATGTCATTAATATTATCTCGGAATTCTAGGAGGGTATGGGATCGATTCTTAATTTCATTAAAAAGCACATCTCTAATCTTTGGATTTATATCTTTTATTCCAAAATTTACAAGTTCTTTTTCTAGGGCATCATGAGATAGTTGTCTTATGTAATATTGATTTAACCAAAGAAACTTTTCTTGATTATAACAACTGGGGGAGCTATTTAAATTGTTTGCGCTAAATTTCTCTAGCATATCTTTTAAACTAAAAATCTCTTCATCTTGATAACTCCAGCCCAATCGCACAAGAAAATTTAAAAGAGCTTCTGGTAAGTATCCCATTTTTTTATATTCTATTACGCTTGTTGCACCATGTCTTTTACTAAGTTTGGATCCATCTGATCCTAGAATCATAGGAACATGATAAAACTTTGGAATCTCAAATCCTAGTGCTTGATAAACAACAATTTGCTTAGGAGTATTGCTTAAGTGATCATCTCCTCTAATAACATCTGTAATTCCCATCAAGGCATCATCCACTGCTACAACAAAGTTATAAGTAGGAGTTCCATCACTTCTTGCAATGATAAAGTCATCTACCTCTGTTGCTTGAAAGCTTACTTTTCCTTTGACTCCATCTTCAAAATCAATAGTGCCTTCTAATGGAGCTTTGATTCTTACAACAGGAGAGATTCCACTAGGAGGGGTTCCTTGAAAGTCTCTATAGCGATTATCATATCTTGGGGTTTGTTTTTTACTTTCTTGCTCTTTCCTTAAGGCTTCCAATTCTTCTTTACTCATATAGCAATAATAAGCTTTTTTTTCATCAAGAAGTTTTTGAATATATTGTTGATATAGATCAAACCGTTGTGATTGATAAATAATATCATTATCAAATTTTAATCCTACCCAGTCAAAAGCCTCAATAATTGCCTGTGCTGCTTCTTTTGAATTTCTTGTAAGATCTGTATCTTCAATCCTTAAATAAAAATCTCCTTGATTTGCTTTTGAATGCAAATAATTAAAAAGCGCAGTGCGTAAGCCCCCAATATGCAAATGTCCAGTGGGAGATGGAGCAAAACGAGTAACAATTTTTTTCATTTTTAAACCTTGTCAAATAAAATGGTTGAAAACATGGTTGCTATTTTACTAAAATGATAGGGTTTTTTGAATCAAAAAAGAGAGCAACTTGAGAATGGAAACAGGCGTATTATTGCATGTATTATTTATTGTGGGCATTGTTGTGGAATCTATGACAGGGGCTTTGGCTGCTGGAAAATTTAAAATGGATTTAATGGGGGTGATGTTTGTTGCACTTATTACAGCAATTGGGGGAGGTTCTGTTAGGGATGTGTTATTTAGTCACCAACCCTTAACTTGGATAAAGCACCCAGAATATATATGGATTATTCTTATTGCTGCAATCATTGCAACAAGAATTCCTAGAATTATCACAAGACTTGAGAGGGTTTTTTTGATTCTAGATGCAATAGGATTGGTTGTTTTTAGTGTGATAGGGACAGATATTGTGATGAAGAGTTATGACAATATGACTTTAGCTATCTGTGGAGGGGTAATTACAGGAGTATTTGGAGGAATCTTGCGAGATATTCTTTGTAATCAAATACCACTTATTTTTCACAAAGAAATTTACGCAAGTGTTGCGATTTTTGCTTCTGCTCTTTATTATAGTCTTATTCATTTCTTTGGTATCAATGAGGGGATTGCAAGTCTTATTACAATTGTTTGTGGAGCAACTCTAAGACTTGTTGGTATCTATTATAAGTTGGGACTACCTGTTTTTAGCACAGAAGAAGGGGAATATAAATAAAGTTTTTAGATTTGATTTTTAAATAGAGAAATAAAAATCAAATCTAATTTTAATTTATTCAAAATAGCTCAAAATAGTATAGCCATTATCCTTTAGATATTTGTCTTTTTGCATTAATTTTAGATCGCTTGCAACCATCTCTTTTATAAGCATTGAGAGGTTGTATTCTGGAACCCATCCCAATTTAGTTCTTGCCTTTGTTGCATCACCAATTAAGAGTTCAACTTCAGTAGGTCTAAAATACTTCGGATCAACTGCTACAACCTCTTTCCCTACAGGTAGCTTAAAATCCCCATCGCAATATTTTACAAATCCTTTTTCATCAATTCCACTGCCGGTAAATTCAAGTTCAATACCCAGCTCTTTAAAGGCTAAATAAACAAATTCTCTAACTTCTGTTGTAATACCTGTTGCAATAACAAAGTCATCAGCTTTTTCAGCCTGTAATATCATCCACATCATCCTAACATAGTCTTTAGCATGCCCCCAATCTCTCTTTGCAGAAAGATTTCCTAAATAAAGTTTATCTTGCAAACCTAGAGCTATTTTTGCAGCGGCTCTTGTGATTTTTCTTGTGACAAATGTTTCGCCACGGATGGGACTTTCATGATTAAATAAAATACCATTGCTTGCAAAAATATTATAAGCCTCACGATAGTTTATTGTGATCCAGTAGGCATACAGTTTGGCGCAGGCATAAGGAGATCTGGGGTAAAAAGGTGTTTTTTCATTTTGGGGAGTTTCTTGCACAAGTCCATAAAGTTCACTTGTTGAAGCTTGGTAGATTCTAGTTTTTTGAGTAAGATCTAAAAGTCGTACAGCTTCAAGAATTCTAAGTGTTCCTATACCATCTGCATTTGCAGTGTATTCTGGTGTTTCAAAGGATACTGCCACATGACTCATTGCAGCAAGATTATAAATTTCATCAGGTCTAGTTTCTTGTATGATGCGCGTAAGATTCATAGAATCTGTCATATCTCCATAGTGAAGAAAAAAATTTCTATTATTAAGATGAGGATCTTGATAGAGATGGTCAATCCTATCTGTATTAAATAATGAAGCGCGTCTTTTTATACCATGAACTTTGTATCCTTTTTTTAGTAAAAATTCTGCAAGATAAGCTCCATCTTGCCCTGTAATACCTGTAATCAGCGCGGTTTTCATGTCACTCCTTTTTTTATGGTTTTTTGAGAGATTAAAATTCTCTATAAAGTCTTAAAAAAACAGGATGCCTAGGGATGTTGTTTTTGGTTGTTTTATAAAACTTGTAGGTAATTATACTACCTATTTTTGGAGGATTTTTTCTAAAATCATCACTAAACCCACTCCCAATCCTAAAGGTTTTATCCCCATCTTTGCAGGTTAGCGAACCCACAACATTTGCATATTTTCCTTTACCTTTTTGGTATTCAATGATCTTGCATTCAGAATCAAAGAAAAACTTATATTTAAGGGAGCTTGGATTTCTTCCTGTAACATAAGGCTCTCCTTTTCTCCTCAATATAATACCTTCCCCATCTTTTAGCCTCACTTGCTCAATAAAATTTAATAACTCTGTCTTATCGTGGAATTGATATTGGGGGATAATTTTTATAAATTTTGGTTGATGAGATTTTAAGAAATCTTGTAAATGTTTGATTCTTTCCAAAAGGTCTCCCTTTTTATTTGGAACTTCAAAGACATAAAAAGAAAGATTTTCCCACAAAATCTTATTTTGTTGGTTTTTAACAATGGACACTATAGTTTCAAAATCACCTTGTTTTGTAAAAAGTTCCCCATCTATTGCAAATGGTGGAAAATCTTTGATAAACCATTTTGGAGGATTAAGGTTTTTTCCACTTCTTGAGAGGAGAGTTTTTCCATCCCAATATGCCCTAATCCCATCTAGCTTTTCACTAACAAAGTAGTCTTTTATCTCTATAGTATCAATATTTTGAAGTACCACAGGGTGAATAAGATCTAGTGCGTAGGCTTTGCAAATACAAATAAGAAATAATAGGATTCCTAGCATCTCTTAAAATCATCCTCAATACGGATGATGTCATCTTCCCCAAGATATTCTCCCATTTGCACTTCAATAATAACAAGATCAATTCTCCCCTCATTGGCAAGCCGGTGGGATTTTCCCATAGGGATGTAGGTGGATTGATTTGTATGGAGTTCAAACACTTTGTCTTCTAGAGTTATTAATGCTGTTCCACTTACTACAATCCAATGTTCATTGCGGTGAAGATGCTTTTGTAAGCTTAGGCGTGAATTTGGTTTCACAATGATCTTTTTAATCTTATAAAAATTACTCTCAAGAAGGACGCTATAAGTTCCCCAAGGTCGATGGGTTGTATTGTGTTGTTTGGCAAGATGTGGAAATTTTTGCTTAATAAGAGGTAGTAAATCCTTTACTTTTTGACTTTCTCCTTTTTTGATGAGTAGAAGTGAATCTGATGTGTCAATAGCAATGAGATCTTTAATGCCAATTGTTGCAACAAGCTTATCTGAAAAAATAAAATTATTACTGCTTTCTTCTTGAATGATTTTTGTTGGGTTGATGAAGCTAGTTTGATCAAATTCTTTACTTAGAGAATCAAAACTTCCAATGTCATTCCAAAGCAGGTTGGATTCTATGCAAAATACTTTTTTACTTTTTTCCATTAAGGCATAATCGATGCTAATAGATGGAATACTTTCATCTTTTGGTAGCCTAATATATTGATTTTCTCGTGCAGATTTTATAAAGACTTCTTTGCATGTTTGAAGGAGTAAAGGAGCGTGTATTGCCATCTCTTTTAAGAAAAAATCAACATTAAAACAAAACATTCCACTATTATAGAAATATCCACCTTGTTGGATAAACTCTTCACATTTTTGCAAGGATGGTTTTTCAATAAAATTTTTAACATCTCCATTTATGGAGTGAATATAGCCATAGCCTGTGATGGGCTCTGTTGGTTTTATTCCAAAAGTAACCAATAAATTCTTTTTTGCCATATCTATTGCTTTTAAAATTTCTTGTTTATAAACTTCTAGATTTGATATGAGATGATCACTTGGTAACACAATCAAAATGTCTTCAGGATTTGAATTGAGTGCGCTAAAAGTGATTGCAGGAGCTGTATTTTTTGGAGCAGATTCTAAAATAAAACTTGAGATTTCTTGTTGTATTTCTTTTGCCTGATCTTGCAATAAGAAAAAATATTGCTCATTTGAGACAATTTCAAAGGATGCTTGAAACTCTTTTGCTAAAAAAGAATTTCTTAAAAGTGTTTTTTGAAGAAGAGACTGATTGTCTAAAATTTTACTAAACTGTTTTGGAAAGCTTTCTCTAGAAAGTGGCCAAAGTCTTGTTCCATTGCCACCACATAAAACTACAATCTTTATCATTTTTTGATCCTTAATAAGGTTTCAAAAGATACTATGATCTTAAGAATTTAAAATTTAATATGAGTTTGATAGCTCAATTTTTGCTTATCAAAATTACTATGCATAGAATAATACAGGATTTATCTTAAGATGATTGAGTTTCTAGTCAAACTTAATCTAAAATAATTGAAGAATTATTTTCTTTATGGGATACCCTATAATGGGTTGTTTAGTTAATGTGTTTTAAATTCTTTGAGTAAAACTCATACAAAAAACTCAAAGAGTTAAGTTTATTTGTCTTGACAAAAAATTTTTTTTGTTATAAAATTCCGCCCTCACAGTTTTATAAGCAGTGATTTTAATTTGATTGATAAAGTATTTGTGCTGGTTTAGCTCAGTTGGTAGAGCAGCTGCCTTGTAAGCAGCAGGTCGGGGGTTCAAGTCCCTTAACCAGCTCCATCAAACCCTTTACAGACTTATCTGTATTCAGTGTTTGACCAGTTACCTTATGTTTAATATTTTGGAATGATATTAAAATATTTGTGTTGGTGAGATACTCAAGTGGCCAACGAGGGCAGACTGTAAATCTGCTGACTTTGTCTTCCGTGGTTCGAATCCACGTCTCACCACCATACTAATAAGGTCGTTTAAGTGATGCGGGAATAGCTCAGTTGGCTAGAGCATCAGCCTTCCAAGCTGAGGGTCGCGGGTTCGAGCCCCGTTTCCCGCTCCATTGGATACTGGGAGCTGAAGATTCGTCTTTAAACATTTTATTAGTAGCTCCAAAAGTTTTATGAATTAATTTTTTAATCACTTAATTATATAGCTTTAGTTTTTTGTTGCCCATATAGCTCAGTGGCAGAGCACTTCCTTGGTAAGGAAGAGGTCGGCGGTTCAATCCCGCTTGTGGGCTCCAGTTTTGGTTTTTGTTGTTTTATTTGGAGTTTAGAAACCTTCATTTTAACAATTTTTGTGTAAAATAAGGGCTTTAACCCAGAAATCTATCAAAGTTATAGGAGAAAAAGATGGCTAAAGAAAAATTTGTCAAAACAAAACCACATGTTAATATTGGTACAATTGGGCACGTTGACCACGGTAAAACAACGTTGAGTGCTGCTATTTCTGCTGTTTTATCTCTCAAGGGTCTTGCTGAGATGAGAGATTATGACAATATTGATAACGCACCTGAAGAAAAAGAAAGAGGTATCACAATTGCTACTTCTCATATTGAATATGAAACAGAAAATAGACACTATGCGCATGTTGATTGTCCTGGACACGCAGACTATGTAAAAAATATGATCACTGGTGCTGCACAAATGGATGGTGCGATTCTTGTTGTTTCTGCAGCTGATGGTCCAATGCCTCAAACAAGAGAGCATATTCTTCTTTCAAGACAAGTAGGTGTTCCTTACATTGTTGTATTCTTGAACAAGCAAGATATGGTTGATGATCAAGAATTATTAGATCTTGTAGAAATGGAAGTAAGAGAGTTATTAAGTGCTTATGAATTCCCAGGCGATGATACACCAATTGTTGCTGGTTCTGCTTTAAAAGCTTTAGAAGAGGCTAAGTCTGGTAATATTGGAGAGTGGGCTGAGAAAGTATTAAAGCTTATGGCTGAGGTTGATGCTTATATTCCTACACCAGAAAGAGATACAGATAAGACTTTCTTGATGCCTGTTGAAGATGTTTTCTCAATTGCAGGTCGTGGAACTGTTGTAACTGGAAGAATTGATAGAGGTGTGGTAAAAGTAGGTGATGAGGTTGAGATCGTTGGTATTAGAGACACTCAAAAAACTACAGTTACTGGTGTTGAAATGTTTAGAAAAGAACTAGATAAGGGTGAAGCTGGCGATAATGTTGGTATTCTTCTAAGAGGAACAAAAAAAGAAGAAGTTATCAGAGGTATGGTTCTTTGTAAGCCAGGTTCTATTACTCCACACAAAAAATTTGAGGGAGAAATATATGTTCTTTCTAAAGAAGAAGGTGGTAGACATACTCCATTTTTTGATGGATATAGACCACAATTCTATGTTAGAACAACTGATGTGACTGGTTCAATTAAGTTGCCAGATGGTGTAGAGATGGTTATGCCTGGTGATAATATTAAGATTAATGTTGAGTTAATTACTCCAATCGCTCTTGAGCTTGGAACAAAGTTTGCAATCAGAGAAGGTGGTAGAACTGTTGGTGCAGGCGTTGTTACAAAAATTATTGAATAGTAATTTGGGAACTAGATAATGAAAGTTAAAATAGGGTTAAAGTGTTCAGAGTGTGGTGATATCAACTACAGTACTACAAAGAATGCTAAGACAAATACAGAAAAACTGGAGCTTAGAAAGTTTTGTCCAAGACTTAATAAACATACCTTACATAAAGAGGTTAAGTTAAAAAGCTAGATTCTTCTAGCTTTTTAGCAGTTAGGTCAGTAGCTCCAATGGTAGAGCGTCGGTCTCCAAAACCGAGTGTTGGGGGTTCGAGTCCCTCCTGGCCTGCCATTTATGATTGAATGGAAGTAAAGATGAAAAAGATATTAAGTTATTATAGATTAGCTAAAGAAGAGCTTGATAAGGTAATATTTCCGACAAGAGAGCAAAGAAGAAATTCTTTTATTGCTGTTTTAATTGTTGTGAGTGCTGTTACTCTTTTTTTGGCATTAGTGGATTTAGTTTTATCTGCTTCTGTATCTAGTATTCTGTAAGTTATAGGAGAGATTATGGCATTAGATTGGTATGCAATACAAACTTATTCTGGTAGCGAACAATCTGTTGAGAAAGCAGTTAGAAATCTTTTAGATAGTGCTAAGATTGATTGTCGCATTATTGTACCCACAGAAGATGTTTTTGAATATAAAAATGGTAAGAAGATTACTAAACAAAGGAGTATATATCCAGGATATGTATTCATCCAAGTAGATTTAACTACTTCTATTTGGCATATGATACAAAGATTACCAAAAGTTTCTAAGTTTATTGGTGAGGATAAGAAACCTACGCCTTTAAGCCAAGAGGATGTCACATCTATTCTAGAGAAGATTGAAAAAAGATCAGAGCCTAAACCAAAGATATTTTTTGGAAAGGGTGAGGTTGTTAGAATTATTAATGGACCTTTTGTCAATTTTACGGCTGTAGTTGAAGAGTATGATGTTGAACACGAAAAGTTGAAGCTCAATGTTTCAATTTTTGGTAGAAATACTCCTATAGAAATACTGTATTCACAAGTAGAAAAAATAGTATAAAGTAAGAAGGATTAAATATGGCAAAAAAAATTGTTGGTGAATTAAAGCTTCAGATTCCTGCTGGTAAGGCAAATCCATCTCC
It includes:
- the gltX gene encoding glutamate--tRNA ligase, encoding MKKIVTRFAPSPTGHLHIGGLRTALFNYLHSKANQGDFYLRIEDTDLTRNSKEAAQAIIEAFDWVGLKFDNDIIYQSQRFDLYQQYIQKLLDEKKAYYCYMSKEELEALRKEQESKKQTPRYDNRYRDFQGTPPSGISPVVRIKAPLEGTIDFEDGVKGKVSFQATEVDDFIIARSDGTPTYNFVVAVDDALMGITDVIRGDDHLSNTPKQIVVYQALGFEIPKFYHVPMILGSDGSKLSKRHGATSVIEYKKMGYLPEALLNFLVRLGWSYQDEEIFSLKDMLEKFSANNLNSSPSCYNQEKFLWLNQYYIRQLSHDALEKELVNFGIKDINPKIRDVLFNEIKNRSHTLLEFRDNINDILTAPTDYDAKMFAKCTSETKQILQDFYIYFEKEDVTSLDNIQTLIHNFTTSKNIKIGNLMPNLRLALLGKPGGIGVMETCFILGKEESLKRLEKLIKAL
- a CDS encoding trimeric intracellular cation channel family protein: METGVLLHVLFIVGIVVESMTGALAAGKFKMDLMGVMFVALITAIGGGSVRDVLFSHQPLTWIKHPEYIWIILIAAIIATRIPRIITRLERVFLILDAIGLVVFSVIGTDIVMKSYDNMTLAICGGVITGVFGGILRDILCNQIPLIFHKEIYASVAIFASALYYSLIHFFGINEGIASLITIVCGATLRLVGIYYKLGLPVFSTEEGEYK
- the gmd gene encoding GDP-mannose 4,6-dehydratase; translated protein: MKTALITGITGQDGAYLAEFLLKKGYKVHGIKRRASLFNTDRIDHLYQDPHLNNRNFFLHYGDMTDSMNLTRIIQETRPDEIYNLAAMSHVAVSFETPEYTANADGIGTLRILEAVRLLDLTQKTRIYQASTSELYGLVQETPQNEKTPFYPRSPYACAKLYAYWITINYREAYNIFASNGILFNHESPIRGETFVTRKITRAAAKIALGLQDKLYLGNLSAKRDWGHAKDYVRMMWMILQAEKADDFVIATGITTEVREFVYLAFKELGIELEFTGSGIDEKGFVKYCDGDFKLPVGKEVVAVDPKYFRPTEVELLIGDATKARTKLGWVPEYNLSMLIKEMVASDLKLMQKDKYLKDNGYTILSYFE
- a CDS encoding DNA ligase, which encodes MLGILLFLICICKAYALDLIHPVVLQNIDTIEIKDYFVSEKLDGIRAYWDGKTLLSRSGKNLNPPKWFIKDFPPFAIDGELFTKQGDFETIVSIVKNQQNKILWENLSFYVFEVPNKKGDLLERIKHLQDFLKSHQPKFIKIIPQYQFHDKTELLNFIEQVRLKDGEGIILRRKGEPYVTGRNPSSLKYKFFFDSECKIIEYQKGKGKYANVVGSLTCKDGDKTFRIGSGFSDDFRKNPPKIGSIITYKFYKTTKNNIPRHPVFLRLYREF
- a CDS encoding mannose-1-phosphate guanylyltransferase/mannose-6-phosphate isomerase translates to MIKIVVLCGGNGTRLWPLSRESFPKQFSKILDNQSLLQKTLLRNSFLAKEFQASFEIVSNEQYFFLLQDQAKEIQQEISSFILESAPKNTAPAITFSALNSNPEDILIVLPSDHLISNLEVYKQEILKAIDMAKKNLLVTFGIKPTEPITGYGYIHSINGDVKNFIEKPSLQKCEEFIQQGGYFYNSGMFCFNVDFFLKEMAIHAPLLLQTCKEVFIKSARENQYIRLPKDESIPSISIDYALMEKSKKVFCIESNLLWNDIGSFDSLSKEFDQTSFINPTKIIQEESSNNFIFSDKLVATIGIKDLIAIDTSDSLLLIKKGESQKVKDLLPLIKQKFPHLAKQHNTTHRPWGTYSVLLESNFYKIKKIIVKPNSRLSLQKHLHRNEHWIVVSGTALITLEDKVFELHTNQSTYIPMGKSHRLANEGRIDLVIIEVQMGEYLGEDDIIRIEDDFKRC
- the tuf gene encoding elongation factor Tu — translated: MAKEKFVKTKPHVNIGTIGHVDHGKTTLSAAISAVLSLKGLAEMRDYDNIDNAPEEKERGITIATSHIEYETENRHYAHVDCPGHADYVKNMITGAAQMDGAILVVSAADGPMPQTREHILLSRQVGVPYIVVFLNKQDMVDDQELLDLVEMEVRELLSAYEFPGDDTPIVAGSALKALEEAKSGNIGEWAEKVLKLMAEVDAYIPTPERDTDKTFLMPVEDVFSIAGRGTVVTGRIDRGVVKVGDEVEIVGIRDTQKTTVTGVEMFRKELDKGEAGDNVGILLRGTKKEEVIRGMVLCKPGSITPHKKFEGEIYVLSKEEGGRHTPFFDGYRPQFYVRTTDVTGSIKLPDGVEMVMPGDNIKINVELITPIALELGTKFAIREGGRTVGAGVVTKIIE
- the rpmG gene encoding 50S ribosomal protein L33, yielding MKVKIGLKCSECGDINYSTTKNAKTNTEKLELRKFCPRLNKHTLHKEVKLKS
- the secE gene encoding preprotein translocase subunit SecE; this encodes MKKILSYYRLAKEELDKVIFPTREQRRNSFIAVLIVVSAVTLFLALVDLVLSASVSSIL
- the nusG gene encoding transcription termination/antitermination protein NusG — translated: MALDWYAIQTYSGSEQSVEKAVRNLLDSAKIDCRIIVPTEDVFEYKNGKKITKQRSIYPGYVFIQVDLTTSIWHMIQRLPKVSKFIGEDKKPTPLSQEDVTSILEKIEKRSEPKPKIFFGKGEVVRIINGPFVNFTAVVEEYDVEHEKLKLNVSIFGRNTPIEILYSQVEKIV